One genomic region from Nocardia vinacea encodes:
- a CDS encoding tetratricopeptide repeat protein → MIDRLLRGIIDAGADIGSAELAEILWLAKRIDSPPNSEFSSAAAQPNGDPGLRLVDDAPHNSESTAPSMAPVYPAHRGERITKSSSGTGVRVRVRRANSLDDPLAVMRALRPLGRRPTSAGLVLDLDEEATVEASIDQQMLVPVLSPASGRWLNLALVIDTHHSMLLWHDLVRELCRTIVDTGLFRTVQTWHLHLPDSETSAHVTRTRGGMLRSPHEVIDPTGSQLILVLSDTMGDSWSTPALHDVIRKWGAHSSVAIINPLPERLWNRGAIHPTVRLVRASTPAAPNTAWDLMSPPARRRLRHHRQIMGIPIVDTTPSVLADLAYLIAGDGTSHRITCLLINTTKTADPPTDIASDEARILAVTNKVGVDAIRDFNEKASPTARELAAYLSVMPLTLPVMNLVRAVMLPGADHGHLAEVALSSLIEPWEHSSTIDPEQLELRFRAGVREALLGSLLEDDIVRVKDLVETRLSAYIARRPGSAGDFPAIQLVDRESGDHSIVADSMNFAKMGVNARPAESPSDIEDHSEIAGLVYMNSGVSGSSHLESESYASATPYWIQGFRIEDFPYRQIPPAVEVSDLLSPYQKWLPFVGREVEIEALLRWRDNEDVPDFSAQLVSGAQGVGKTRLAIEFSERCLNDGWKTWRLKSDRSKLDTSLLPSELSGSIMLVIDGVESIHTSKLRELFAVVSHMGNIVQPRRARLRVLLLSGGRQGWWIKARKRLQDSLLRRALDRTPELRLPPLRVDAKSRVNLLNIAMDRFPGDLAFDADAAVGREPLALDMLPRLVNTPAEIQAAAISALQMQNREVRLFSDRGLALALISAKGNGGNAEPSSVLRTGVVLAEGLILTPFLPNVDSALIQVYEIAPRRVGWVAARIVWQNSSLRAAILSVDSDISIGIAIPRVNRDVRYRFATVVTEHIDRDRGKSALPELLQGEITRLPGGQWSIYSFLGVKAPGAGEWLMGALVLEKEAPIGIITAKDASGTFTVTALDDVLNAPGFSTVTSRHRALVSAARTSPARTPDTAHSETLAARRQQADSHRAAGRFAEAARLYEGALAESKRILGPRNSDTLAVRLGLTSAYLAMGRDADGEALEAETEESLSLAIETVVGYRQLVADDQSDRFLPDLAMCLDLLGSQLGVVGRPQEALGAVSEAVEIYRRLVDGEPDVYLPQLAGSLNNLGSQLGVVGRPQEALGAVSEVVEIYRRLVDGEPDVYLPQLAGSLNNLGSQLGVVGRPQEALGAVSEVVEIYRRLVDGEPDVYLPQLAGSLNNLGSRLGVLGRWEEALGEAAQAVEILRRLANISPDAFLPSLADCVSSMANWLDQTGRREEALAAATEAVEIFRPLTSQYPETFGQKAKQAERVLRLLRSSQDDVDRHHQGRASRAGQGVAARVVCVHGIGQQVSGGELARHDWLLALNTGLVSAGADRLTDIEVVMGFYGDLFRPVSKSYAASDVWYEADDVESGFERDLLTKWWHAAASADPGVLPDDRSLTGRLSVQAMLGQLLKSRFFSGVAMRAMVGDLKQFRRYLTEPILRERVRARVRGQITPDTRVMVAHSLGSIVAYETLCASPGHPVRALVTLGSPLGIPGLIFDRLEPTPAGGVGAWPGSDGLVWTNITDAGDTVALVKKLDPLFGTPFSRRVRDVTVHNGAKAHEVSAYLADKLAGQAVAEGLRGVSSDW, encoded by the coding sequence ATGATCGACCGCCTGCTCCGGGGCATCATCGACGCGGGCGCTGACATCGGCTCTGCAGAACTAGCCGAGATCCTGTGGCTGGCCAAGCGAATCGACTCACCTCCCAACTCCGAGTTCTCCTCAGCGGCAGCGCAGCCGAACGGCGACCCGGGCCTGAGGCTTGTGGACGACGCTCCACACAACAGTGAATCGACAGCGCCGTCGATGGCTCCTGTCTATCCGGCGCATCGAGGAGAAAGGATCACTAAGTCCTCGTCCGGTACAGGAGTCCGGGTCCGAGTGCGGCGCGCGAACTCACTGGATGACCCACTCGCCGTGATGCGCGCGCTTAGACCGCTGGGTCGACGACCCACCAGCGCTGGTCTTGTTCTCGATCTCGACGAGGAAGCTACTGTCGAAGCGAGTATCGACCAGCAGATGCTCGTACCGGTACTGAGTCCGGCCAGCGGCCGCTGGCTCAACCTGGCACTGGTCATCGACACACACCACTCAATGCTGCTCTGGCACGACCTGGTTCGAGAACTGTGCCGCACCATTGTCGACACCGGCCTGTTCCGCACCGTCCAAACCTGGCATCTCCATTTGCCGGACTCCGAGACATCAGCCCATGTCACCCGAACTCGCGGCGGAATGCTGCGCAGTCCCCACGAGGTCATCGACCCCACAGGCAGCCAGTTGATCCTCGTTCTGAGCGATACGATGGGCGATTCCTGGAGTACCCCTGCCCTGCACGACGTGATCCGGAAGTGGGGCGCCCACAGCTCCGTCGCGATCATCAACCCGCTACCCGAGCGACTGTGGAACCGCGGTGCGATACACCCCACCGTTCGACTCGTACGTGCCTCGACACCCGCCGCTCCCAATACCGCATGGGACCTGATGAGCCCTCCCGCACGCCGCCGACTTCGCCACCATCGCCAGATCATGGGCATCCCGATCGTCGACACCACTCCATCCGTACTGGCTGATCTGGCTTACCTCATCGCAGGCGACGGCACATCACATCGCATAACGTGCTTGTTGATCAACACCACGAAAACCGCAGATCCCCCAACGGACATCGCATCGGATGAAGCGCGGATCCTTGCGGTGACGAACAAAGTAGGGGTCGACGCAATACGAGACTTCAATGAAAAGGCTTCCCCCACCGCTCGGGAGTTGGCTGCATACCTTTCGGTCATGCCGTTGACGCTGCCGGTTATGAACCTCGTACGTGCTGTTATGCTTCCCGGTGCCGACCACGGTCATCTTGCAGAAGTTGCCTTGAGCAGTCTGATCGAACCATGGGAACATAGTTCCACAATCGACCCGGAACAACTTGAATTGCGTTTTCGCGCTGGTGTGCGAGAGGCGCTTCTCGGTTCGCTGCTTGAGGACGATATCGTTCGCGTGAAAGACCTTGTCGAAACCAGGTTGTCGGCTTATATCGCTCGACGCCCCGGCAGCGCCGGGGATTTTCCGGCAATCCAACTCGTCGACAGGGAGAGCGGCGACCACTCAATAGTCGCCGATTCCATGAACTTCGCCAAGATGGGCGTGAACGCCCGGCCTGCCGAATCGCCATCGGACATCGAAGATCATTCGGAGATCGCCGGATTGGTTTACATGAACTCGGGGGTCTCAGGTTCAAGCCATCTCGAAAGTGAATCTTACGCGTCAGCGACTCCGTACTGGATACAGGGATTCCGAATCGAAGATTTCCCTTATCGGCAGATTCCCCCAGCGGTCGAGGTCAGTGATCTGCTGTCGCCATATCAAAAGTGGTTGCCGTTTGTGGGGCGTGAGGTTGAAATTGAGGCGCTCCTTCGATGGCGTGATAACGAGGACGTGCCAGATTTTTCAGCGCAGCTCGTCAGTGGCGCTCAAGGAGTCGGAAAGACACGGTTGGCGATCGAATTCTCTGAGCGATGCCTCAATGACGGCTGGAAGACGTGGCGCCTTAAGTCGGACCGGTCGAAGCTGGATACAAGCTTGCTGCCCAGCGAGCTCTCAGGATCTATTATGCTGGTCATCGATGGCGTCGAGTCAATTCATACCTCGAAGCTTCGTGAGCTGTTCGCAGTCGTATCGCACATGGGTAACATTGTCCAGCCTCGACGAGCGCGTCTGCGCGTGCTACTGCTCTCGGGGGGGCGGCAGGGCTGGTGGATCAAGGCTCGAAAACGCCTGCAAGACAGCCTGCTCCGTAGAGCGCTCGACAGGACTCCGGAGTTGAGGCTGCCACCGCTTCGGGTAGATGCCAAGTCCAGGGTAAATCTGTTGAATATCGCAATGGATCGCTTTCCCGGTGATTTGGCATTTGACGCCGATGCGGCCGTTGGTCGTGAGCCACTAGCTTTGGACATGCTGCCTCGGCTGGTGAATACCCCGGCTGAGATTCAAGCTGCAGCTATATCAGCCCTTCAAATGCAGAACAGGGAGGTACGCCTTTTCTCTGATCGCGGCCTGGCGCTCGCGCTGATATCCGCAAAAGGAAATGGTGGCAACGCGGAACCTTCATCTGTATTGAGAACTGGCGTGGTCCTTGCAGAAGGTTTGATCCTTACCCCGTTCCTGCCCAATGTTGATAGCGCATTGATACAGGTCTATGAAATAGCCCCGCGTCGAGTTGGGTGGGTCGCTGCCCGCATAGTGTGGCAGAATTCATCGCTGCGCGCCGCTATTCTTTCTGTGGACAGTGATATTTCCATTGGCATAGCGATACCTCGCGTCAATCGCGACGTAAGGTATCGATTTGCCACCGTCGTGACCGAACATATTGATAGGGATAGAGGTAAGAGTGCGCTTCCTGAGCTCCTTCAGGGAGAAATCACTCGCTTACCCGGTGGACAATGGTCAATTTACAGCTTCCTTGGCGTAAAAGCGCCCGGTGCTGGCGAGTGGCTCATGGGTGCGCTGGTCTTGGAAAAGGAAGCCCCGATCGGCATTATTACGGCGAAAGACGCATCAGGAACCTTTACGGTAACCGCGCTTGACGACGTATTGAACGCGCCTGGATTTTCAACTGTCACCAGCCGTCATCGAGCGCTGGTATCCGCCGCCCGAACCTCGCCGGCCCGAACGCCCGATACTGCCCATTCCGAGACGCTGGCGGCGCGACGGCAACAGGCCGACTCTCATCGGGCAGCCGGACGATTTGCTGAGGCCGCACGGTTGTACGAAGGAGCGCTCGCTGAAAGTAAGCGAATTCTCGGTCCCCGTAACTCTGACACGCTGGCCGTACGCCTCGGATTGACTAGTGCTTACCTGGCAATGGGACGCGATGCCGATGGTGAAGCGCTGGAAGCGGAAACGGAAGAATCGCTGTCTTTGGCCATCGAAACGGTTGTCGGCTATCGGCAGTTGGTGGCCGATGACCAATCCGATCGCTTCTTGCCCGACCTCGCCATGTGTCTCGATCTTCTCGGGTCTCAGCTTGGTGTGGTGGGTCGGCCGCAGGAGGCGTTGGGGGCGGTCTCCGAAGCTGTCGAGATCTATCGGCGCTTGGTGGACGGTGAGCCCGATGTCTACCTGCCTCAACTCGCAGGGAGTCTCAACAACCTCGGGTCTCAGCTTGGTGTGGTGGGTCGGCCGCAGGAGGCGTTGGGGGCGGTCTCCGAAGTCGTCGAGATCTATCGGCGCTTGGTGGACGGTGAGCCCGATGTCTACCTGCCTCAACTCGCAGGGAGTCTCAACAATCTCGGGTCTCAGCTTGGTGTGGTGGGTCGGCCGCAGGAGGCGTTGGGGGCGGTCTCCGAAGTCGTCGAGATCTATCGGCGCTTGGTGGACGGTGAGCCCGATGTCTACCTGCCTCAACTCGCAGGGAGTCTCAACAATCTCGGGTCTCGGTTGGGTGTGCTGGGTCGGTGGGAGGAGGCGTTGGGGGAGGCCGCCCAAGCTGTCGAGATCCTGCGGCGGCTGGCGAACATTAGCCCTGACGCATTCCTGCCCTCTTTGGCCGATTGTGTGAGCAGTATGGCGAATTGGTTGGACCAAACAGGTCGGCGGGAGGAGGCGTTGGCTGCGGCCACCGAAGCCGTCGAGATCTTTCGGCCTTTGACGTCCCAGTACCCGGAGACCTTCGGCCAGAAGGCGAAGCAGGCTGAGCGAGTCTTGAGGCTGTTGCGGAGTTCTCAAGACGATGTTGATCGACACCATCAGGGCAGGGCGAGCAGGGCCGGACAGGGCGTCGCGGCGAGGGTGGTTTGTGTGCATGGGATCGGGCAACAGGTCTCCGGTGGCGAACTGGCCAGGCATGACTGGCTGCTTGCATTGAACACCGGGTTGGTGTCGGCTGGCGCTGACCGGCTCACCGATATCGAGGTCGTGATGGGGTTCTACGGGGATCTGTTCCGCCCGGTATCGAAGTCTTATGCGGCCAGTGACGTGTGGTACGAGGCCGACGACGTCGAGTCCGGGTTCGAACGTGACCTCTTGACCAAATGGTGGCACGCTGCAGCATCAGCCGATCCAGGCGTGCTTCCCGACGATCGAAGTTTGACCGGAAGGTTGTCGGTGCAGGCGATGCTTGGGCAGCTGCTCAAATCTAGATTTTTCAGCGGTGTCGCGATGCGCGCGATGGTCGGTGACCTGAAACAGTTCCGGCGCTACCTCACCGAACCGATACTTCGAGAGCGTGTCCGTGCCCGTGTCCGCGGCCAGATCACACCAGATACGCGTGTGATGGTAGCCCATTCACTCGGATCTATTGTCGCCTATGAAACCTTGTGTGCTAGCCCGGGGCATCCGGTGCGAGCGCTGGTCACCCTGGGGTCGCCGCTGGGGATCCCAGGCCTGATCTTTGATCGTCTCGAGCCGACTCCAGCTGGCGGAGTCGGGGCTTGGCCGGGTTCTGATGGGTTGGTGTGGACCAACATCACCGACGCCGGCGATACGGTGGCGTTGGTCAAGAAGCTCGACCCGCTGTTTGGCACCCCGTTTTCGCGGCGAGTGAGGGATGTGACGGTGCACAACGGTGCCAAAGCTCATGAAGTATCCGCATATCTGGCCGACAAACTGGCCGGGCAGGCAGTAGCGGAGGGCCTGCGTGGCGTTTCGTCGGACTGGTGA
- a CDS encoding helix-turn-helix domain-containing protein yields MTRNPAHRSSDNTRGEQLPHIPTLGSTCRLIRDDLGLSRFEAQQRHGISPSYLFNIEKGTDTPTFETLEKIINGYGLSSVQARHLRELRAPAEELAPADKLRECVQDNVDLTSHLDDLEQREVLAACVDPLWNVLACNDSFRAAAPGLEETGCIPVWMFSAAPQAVHVRWPHESALSVATLKAVLGRYRDSEQAHDVMRQLRPIKEFRRQWFSSIEVSYGRDTNDLLHVRDPATGEPASYRLSVADIDQTQNVLLLTAIRKPYSGPPV; encoded by the coding sequence ATGACTCGGAATCCCGCACACCGCTCATCCGACAACACCAGAGGCGAGCAACTACCCCACATCCCGACTCTGGGCAGCACGTGCCGACTGATCAGAGACGACCTGGGCCTGTCGCGCTTCGAAGCCCAGCAGCGCCACGGCATCAGCCCCTCCTACCTGTTCAATATCGAGAAGGGCACCGATACCCCGACCTTCGAAACGCTCGAGAAGATCATCAACGGCTACGGGCTCAGCTCCGTCCAGGCACGCCACCTACGCGAACTGCGCGCCCCCGCCGAGGAACTCGCGCCCGCCGACAAGCTTCGCGAGTGCGTTCAGGACAACGTCGACCTGACCAGCCATCTCGACGACCTCGAGCAACGTGAAGTCCTCGCGGCCTGTGTCGACCCGCTCTGGAATGTGCTGGCCTGCAACGATTCGTTTCGAGCGGCGGCACCCGGCCTGGAGGAAACCGGCTGCATCCCGGTGTGGATGTTCAGCGCGGCACCCCAGGCAGTCCATGTCCGGTGGCCGCACGAATCCGCCTTGAGTGTGGCCACACTCAAGGCCGTGCTCGGTCGCTACCGTGACTCCGAGCAAGCCCACGACGTCATGCGCCAGCTCCGCCCGATCAAGGAATTCCGCCGCCAGTGGTTCTCCAGCATCGAGGTCTCCTACGGCCGCGACACCAACGACTTGCTGCACGTGCGCGACCCCGCGACCGGCGAGCCGGCCTCCTACCGGCTCAGCGTCGCCGACATCGACCAAACCCAGAACGTCCTACTCCTCACAGCAATCCGCAAGCCCTACTCCGGACCCCCGGTCTAG
- a CDS encoding cutinase family protein: protein MSTVTTHHARIVAAVTAAATAIGLAATTTAGPATGVPIGPGCPALYVLGVQGTGQSSPTADPLADTGVVGALIAPVLSAAPGLVQRSYIPYGAGFGGAVPGGGPDPYVVSVTDARAKLDAAAAQIAETCPATMIAGIGYSQGAQAVSSFARDVGAGTGPIAPERIAGIALYAHPDRAPDAPIFPGRPGQTVPDPAPGTSGAAVAGVQITNPPAGGGGIADGANSYGALTGRVADICTDGDLACSAPDRAALLRVGAEIAAQADLGDPFAAIGSLGALFSAALGDAWTTVALNDFQVGGGNVDYAPQLPLAARLVEAADPRVPAPTPNDIGAAAARWNEITATVAANPIGLLPKLAGQLATAWGLLVADNADLLNPAIWVRYADTVARHNNYAINGQLASGIAWMVALAHDIAGSR from the coding sequence ATGAGCACCGTGACGACCCACCATGCACGCATCGTCGCCGCAGTGACAGCTGCGGCCACCGCGATCGGCCTCGCCGCTACCACTACTGCGGGACCCGCCACAGGAGTGCCGATCGGCCCTGGATGCCCCGCGCTCTACGTGCTGGGCGTGCAGGGCACCGGCCAATCCTCACCGACAGCGGACCCGCTCGCCGATACCGGTGTCGTCGGCGCGCTCATCGCACCGGTGCTGTCGGCGGCTCCCGGTCTGGTGCAACGCTCCTATATCCCCTATGGCGCGGGGTTCGGTGGCGCGGTGCCCGGCGGTGGCCCGGATCCGTATGTCGTGTCGGTGACCGATGCCCGGGCGAAGCTCGATGCCGCCGCGGCGCAGATCGCCGAGACCTGCCCTGCCACGATGATCGCCGGGATCGGCTATTCCCAAGGCGCGCAGGCAGTGTCGAGCTTCGCGCGTGACGTTGGTGCGGGCACCGGTCCGATCGCGCCGGAACGTATCGCGGGGATCGCGTTGTATGCCCACCCCGACCGCGCACCGGATGCACCGATCTTCCCCGGCCGTCCGGGACAGACGGTGCCCGACCCCGCGCCAGGTACCAGCGGTGCCGCGGTCGCCGGGGTCCAGATCACCAACCCGCCCGCAGGTGGTGGCGGGATCGCTGATGGCGCGAACAGTTACGGGGCGCTGACCGGCCGGGTCGCCGACATCTGCACCGATGGCGACCTGGCTTGCTCGGCACCGGATCGGGCCGCGCTTCTGCGCGTCGGCGCCGAAATCGCCGCCCAGGCCGACCTGGGCGACCCGTTCGCCGCTATCGGATCACTGGGTGCTCTGTTCTCCGCAGCGCTGGGGGATGCCTGGACCACGGTGGCGCTCAACGATTTCCAGGTCGGTGGCGGCAATGTCGACTACGCGCCGCAGCTGCCACTGGCGGCACGGTTGGTCGAGGCCGCCGATCCCCGCGTTCCTGCACCGACCCCGAACGACATCGGTGCTGCTGCCGCCCGGTGGAACGAGATCACCGCCACGGTCGCGGCGAACCCGATTGGGTTGCTGCCCAAGCTCGCCGGCCAACTCGCCACGGCATGGGGGCTGCTGGTCGCCGACAACGCCGACCTGCTCAACCCCGCGATCTGGGTCCGCTACGCCGACACCGTCGCCCGCCACAACAACTACGCCATCAACGGCCAGCTCGCCTCGGGCATCGCCTGGATGGTCGCCCTCGCCCACGACATCGCCGGGAGCAGATGA
- a CDS encoding MoxR family ATPase, whose translation MTIPDEAPTEPKEWWVYRGEGDADERLKLLVGNEPPWRSFGGTVDSAYRAPGMDSASGAETKRRGDKYVPAAPEINAVNTALYLRRPLLVTGKPGVGKTTLAYSIATDLGLGPVLHWPITSRTSLRDGLYHYDAISRLHDANLSHLNRAAARPRHTNGHRARIPHTPQTGGAAIGTRAATIANYLRLGPLGTALIPQDRPRVLLIDEIDKCDIDLPGDLLTVLEDGAFEIPELARMATQQPQIRVGSHDSPDPDVCIDRGKVSCRAFPIIVMTSNGEREFPPPFLRRCIRLNIKPPGEEKLRRILEERLKIDKNDRSFDDLITAFNTRQTQGGVATDQLLNAIQLRLSGAWSDAGDYDEFVESAMQPLTGPDS comes from the coding sequence ATGACGATTCCCGATGAGGCTCCGACGGAGCCGAAGGAGTGGTGGGTCTACCGCGGGGAGGGCGATGCCGACGAGCGACTGAAGCTTCTGGTCGGAAATGAGCCGCCATGGCGGAGCTTTGGTGGGACCGTCGATTCCGCTTACCGGGCTCCCGGTATGGACAGTGCATCGGGTGCCGAGACCAAGCGACGTGGAGACAAGTATGTTCCCGCTGCCCCCGAGATAAACGCCGTCAACACCGCCTTGTACCTGCGCCGGCCGCTGCTAGTCACGGGTAAACCCGGAGTCGGCAAAACCACACTCGCATACAGCATCGCCACCGACCTCGGTCTCGGTCCGGTGCTGCACTGGCCCATCACCAGCCGCACCAGCCTTCGCGATGGCCTTTACCACTACGATGCGATCAGTCGCCTTCATGACGCTAACCTCAGCCATCTCAACCGAGCAGCAGCACGACCCCGCCACACGAACGGTCACCGGGCGCGAATCCCACACACCCCGCAGACCGGTGGCGCCGCCATCGGTACACGGGCGGCGACCATCGCCAACTACCTTCGCCTGGGGCCGCTGGGCACGGCATTGATACCGCAGGACCGTCCACGAGTTCTGCTGATCGATGAGATCGACAAATGCGATATTGACCTCCCGGGCGATTTGTTGACAGTGCTCGAAGACGGAGCCTTCGAGATCCCCGAACTGGCACGCATGGCCACCCAACAACCACAGATCCGGGTCGGATCTCACGACAGCCCCGACCCCGACGTGTGCATCGACCGCGGCAAGGTCAGTTGCCGTGCATTCCCCATCATCGTGATGACCAGCAACGGTGAGCGAGAGTTCCCTCCACCGTTCCTGCGGCGATGCATCCGACTGAACATCAAGCCCCCAGGAGAGGAGAAGCTGCGTCGGATTCTCGAAGAACGCCTCAAGATCGACAAGAACGACCGAAGTTTCGATGACCTCATCACCGCTTTCAACACTCGCCAAACCCAAGGCGGCGTGGCTACGGATCAACTCCTCAACGCGATCCAACTGAGGTTGAGCGGAGCATGGTCCGACGCGGGCGACTACGACGAATTCGTTGAGAGCGCTATGCAGCCACTGACCGGGCCGGACTCTTGA
- a CDS encoding lipase family protein translates to MTDPTTLDDFYRSPALDFTPRPGAILRRRTVATPHLHGANRAWQLVYATRTGLRAPIPASGIVITPDIAELAGPSPILLYIPTFHGLGGRCAPSQLLAGEGTEPETGFIATALERGWTVAVPDGLGLGMTGLGPHHFLAGAAAAHAVLDLARAVRELPELDAAQAPCVVWGYADGGRAAIWAAEQQPHYAPELDLRGIAAGAVVADPAALIGEIDGGPWAGLALAGLIGLGRAYPHLPMRHLLTTEAHETIERAQELDVAELLVAYRNTPLARWCERDDPWNDPMWRYALANETSGRDTPQVPVHLYHGTEDALVPVAMGRHLFVQYHSLGVDSSWREYATSHTGAAAAGAAEAVARLANYLQRRPAATGPTPPSPQTT, encoded by the coding sequence ATGACCGACCCGACCACCCTCGACGACTTCTACCGCAGCCCCGCACTCGACTTCACCCCGCGTCCGGGGGCGATCCTGCGCCGCCGCACGGTCGCCACCCCACACCTGCACGGCGCGAACCGTGCGTGGCAGCTGGTGTATGCCACCCGCACCGGGTTGCGCGCTCCCATTCCGGCATCGGGGATTGTGATCACCCCCGACATCGCCGAGCTCGCCGGTCCCAGCCCGATCCTGTTGTACATCCCCACTTTTCACGGTCTCGGTGGCCGATGCGCACCCTCGCAACTGCTGGCAGGAGAGGGAACCGAACCCGAAACCGGGTTCATCGCCACCGCCCTCGAACGCGGCTGGACAGTCGCGGTGCCCGACGGGCTGGGCTTGGGAATGACCGGGCTGGGGCCGCACCATTTCCTGGCCGGCGCCGCTGCCGCGCACGCCGTGCTCGACCTCGCGCGTGCGGTACGCGAGCTGCCGGAACTCGACGCCGCGCAGGCACCGTGCGTGGTGTGGGGGTATGCCGACGGCGGGCGCGCCGCGATCTGGGCCGCCGAACAACAGCCGCACTATGCCCCTGAGCTGGATCTGCGGGGCATCGCCGCCGGTGCGGTTGTCGCCGACCCCGCGGCGCTGATCGGTGAGATCGACGGCGGCCCTTGGGCGGGACTGGCGCTGGCCGGGCTGATCGGTCTGGGCCGCGCGTATCCGCATCTGCCGATGCGACACCTGCTCACCACCGAAGCCCACGAAACCATCGAGCGCGCCCAGGAACTCGACGTGGCGGAGCTGCTGGTCGCCTACCGCAACACCCCGTTGGCGCGATGGTGTGAGCGAGACGACCCGTGGAACGACCCGATGTGGCGCTACGCCCTTGCGAATGAGACCAGCGGCCGCGACACCCCGCAGGTGCCCGTGCACCTCTACCACGGCACCGAGGACGCCCTCGTCCCGGTGGCGATGGGACGGCACCTGTTCGTCCAATACCACTCGCTCGGAGTCGATTCGAGCTGGCGGGAATACGCCACCAGCCATACCGGCGCCGCCGCCGCCGGTGCCGCCGAAGCCGTGGCGCGCCTAGCCAATTACCTGCAGCGGCGACCTGCCGCCACCGGCCCGACTCCACCGAGCCCGCAGACCACCTGA
- a CDS encoding alpha/beta fold hydrolase produces MTLVLVHGILSSRDKWAPLVNLLLRDDDLAGCVKVMEVEYPSKAVELAPTKQLPDLDMVAGYLETELAEKLTPDQPIVFAGHSQGGLVVQRYLAQQLHAGRGRELKRVRRFLMFATPNSGSEYLLPLRKRWRRNPQEIELRPLNQKIIDTQAAILQQVVYAQEFTATTAPIPVEVFAGMSDRVVPPQSAKSVFPYGGDLPGDHSSIVVPRSVEDLVYVIIKARLLRAIQESQPTASEVTSDGQVAQLDEVIDRGLRAQRTAPASGFRLSEDAVKVITAALDGIDDLVDPATREQFVKSMPRYIQGRQGFGGSNSKLQLAALVRHCATFEEAGRQALTASLEFYFVNDPAGLRALAVIDECWPEAAEDNASHTG; encoded by the coding sequence GTGACTCTCGTGTTGGTGCATGGCATTCTGTCCAGCCGCGACAAGTGGGCGCCGCTGGTCAACCTGCTGCTACGCGATGACGACCTTGCCGGATGTGTGAAGGTGATGGAGGTCGAGTATCCGAGCAAAGCTGTCGAGCTCGCCCCGACCAAGCAGCTTCCCGACTTGGACATGGTGGCCGGGTATCTCGAAACTGAGCTCGCGGAGAAACTGACTCCTGATCAGCCGATAGTGTTTGCCGGCCACAGCCAGGGCGGCTTGGTTGTGCAGCGCTACTTGGCCCAGCAGTTGCACGCGGGGCGTGGTCGCGAGCTGAAGCGGGTGCGGAGGTTTTTGATGTTCGCAACCCCGAACTCCGGCTCGGAATACCTTCTCCCGCTGCGTAAACGGTGGAGGCGCAATCCGCAGGAGATCGAACTGCGGCCCCTCAACCAGAAGATCATCGACACGCAGGCCGCCATTCTCCAGCAGGTCGTGTATGCCCAGGAGTTCACCGCGACCACTGCGCCGATACCAGTCGAGGTGTTCGCCGGAATGTCGGATCGGGTAGTACCGCCGCAGTCAGCGAAGTCGGTATTCCCCTATGGCGGAGACCTCCCGGGCGATCACTCGTCGATTGTCGTACCACGGTCGGTCGAGGACTTGGTGTACGTGATCATCAAAGCCCGACTGCTTCGAGCGATTCAAGAAAGCCAGCCCACTGCTAGCGAGGTGACGAGTGATGGTCAGGTGGCACAGTTGGACGAAGTGATCGACCGCGGACTGCGAGCGCAGCGGACTGCCCCGGCATCCGGATTCCGTCTCAGCGAGGATGCGGTCAAAGTGATCACGGCAGCGCTGGATGGGATAGATGACCTGGTGGATCCCGCTACTCGCGAGCAGTTCGTGAAATCGATGCCTCGCTACATCCAAGGACGGCAGGGATTTGGCGGCAGCAACTCCAAGTTGCAGCTTGCTGCGCTGGTCAGGCACTGCGCGACCTTCGAAGAAGCTGGGCGCCAAGCCCTAACCGCCAGCCTGGAATTCTACTTCGTCAACGATCCCGCCGGGTTGCGAGCGCTCGCCGTCATCGATGAGTGCTGGCCGGAAGCAGCGGAGGACAACGCCTCACACACCGGGTAG